The DNA sequence ATAGACCCTGCTGTCTGCTTCGGTTGCGGTGCTTGCGTCCAGATATGCCCCTATGAAGCGATAGAGCCTCAAGATGGTTCACTCAACTGGAAGGAGGAGGGTCTGGGGGTGTGATCATGGGTGAGTTGAGGGAGTTCAACGTGATAGTCGCGGGCGTCGGTGGTCAGGGGATACTCTTCACGACGAACGTCATAGCGAGGGCAGCTCTCAAGGTGGGTATGAACTTCGTCCAAAGCGAGATCCACGGGCTATCGCAGAGATATGGGTCTATAAGAACTGAGCTCAGGATAGGGAGCGATGTCCATAGCCCATTGATACTTGAAGGGACCCTGGACCTGCTTATCGGTATGGAGCCCTTAGAGACGCTCAGACACGCTCCTTACGTATCCGAGAGGACAACTATTGTGATGAGCGATCATATAATCCCACCCACAGCGGCTTACCTCAGTAGATCGAGGATACCGAGTTTGGAGGAGATCTTGGAGGATCTGAAAAGCTTGAGACCTAAGAGGTTAGCTGTAGTTGATGCTTATGGTTTGGCTGAGAGGGCTGGGGACTATATAACAGCTAATGTCGTGATACTAGGGGCAGCTCAAGCTACCGAAGCTCTACCATTCTCAAATGAGGTCCTGAGAAGCGCTGTTGATGAGCTATCCCCTCCGAGATATCGTGATTTAAATTTGAGAGCTTACGATCTCGGGAGGGAGGCAGTCTCCCTTCCGAGGTGATCCTTTGCCCGGCAGAAGGATCGCTGTAGTGGACAGGGATAGGTGCAATCCTAAGAAGTGCGGTTTGGAGTGCGTGAAGTACTGCCCCGAAGTGAGGATGGGAGTGGAAGATACTATAAAATTAGTTGATTCTACTTTGCTAATTGATGAAAATCTTTGTACAGGTTGCGGAATCTGTGTCAAAAAATGTCCTTTCAGTGCCGTATCGGTGGTGAGGCTCCCTGAACCCGTGGAGGGGGAGGAGGTCCATAGATACGGGCCCAACGGGTTCACTTTATTCAGGCTCCCCCTGGTTCGGTTCGGGAAGATAGTAGGACTCGTTGGTCCTAACGGAGTTGGGAAGACCACATCCATATCGATCCTCTCGGGAAGGATCAAACCGAACCTAGGCCTTATAGGTAGGGAAGTCAGTTGGGATGAGATCCTAGAGAGGTTCAGGGGATCTGAGCTCCATAACTACTTTAAGAGGCTGATCGATAATGAGGTGAAGGTCGTCCTAAAGCCCGAGAGGATAGATAAGATTCCTGAGGTCGTTAAGGGTAAGGTATCGGACGTCCTGAGGAGAGTTGATGAGAGAGGCTCTTATGATGAAGCCGTCTACTTGATGGAGCTCGAGAACTTGAGGGATAGGGGGCTCAAGGAACTCAGCGGAGGGGAGTTGCAGAGACTCGCTCTCGCTGCGGCCTACCTGAGGGAGGGAGATCTGTACATATTCGATGAGCCCACGAACTACTTAGATGTCTTCCAGAGGATGAGAGCCGCTAAGCTGTTGAGAACCCTTCAGGAGAAGAGTAAGGCTTTGATAGTAGTTGAACACGATCTAGCGGTCTTGGACTACCTGAGTGATTATGTGCATGTGCTTTACGGTGAGCCCGGGGTTTACGGTGTCGTCAGTAACCCTCACTCGACCAGGGAGGGTATCAACATATTCCTGGACGGCTACCTACCGGATGATAACGTTAGGTTCAGGGAGGAAACCATATCCTTCCTGCAGAGATCCGTCCCATCTGAAGCATCTCCTGAGGTGATAGCGGCATATTCCGATCTTAAGAAGAGCTTCGATGGCTTCTCCCTTCACGTTGAGGGGGGTGAGATCCGCGCTGAGGAGGTTATAGTAGCAGTGGGGCCTAACGGGATAGGCAAGACCACTTTCGTGAGACTTCTAGCCGGTGAGATAAAGCCTGACAGTGGAGTGCTTTACATGGAGGGTCTCAGGATCTCTTATAAACCCCAGTACATCAGGCCGACCTACGAGGGAACTGTTGAATCCTTCCTGAAGAGGGTGACTGGTGCGAACTACTCGAGCGCTTACTTCAGGGCCGAGGTGATGAAGAGACTGGGGATAGAGAGGCTCCTCGATAGGTACTTGAGTGAGTTGAGTGGGGGGGAGCTGCAGAAAGTAGCTATAGCGTCTTGCCTCGGTAGGGAAGCTGATATCTACCTCATAGATGAGCCCAGCGCTTTCTTAGATGTTGAAGCGAGGTTCGCGGTGGCTAAAGCGGTTAGGAGGAGGATAAAGGGGGAGAGGAGGGCGGTCATAGTGGTCGAACATGACCTCCTCTCCGTGGAAGCCTTCGCGGATAGGGTGATGATATTCAGAGGGAAACCGGGGGAGGAGGGACGTGCCTCTAGACCTAAGGACCCTAGGGAAGGCTTGAACGAGTTCCTAATGGAAGTTGATGTCACGTTCAGGAGGGATCCTGAGACCGGCAGGCCCAGGGTGAACAAGCCGGGCTCCAAGCTGGATCAGATGGCCAGGGCCTCGGGGAGGTATTACCCTTGAGGATCTTAGGTCTCTTACTAGCGAGGGAGGAGGACCTCAGGAGGTTCGGGATGGATTTAGATCCTCTGAGCTCACTCATATCCCTCTTCCTCTTCCTGACTTTTAATGCTACCTCACTCATCCTCCTGGATCTCAAGATATCCTGCTCCAGCGAAGTCGTGGATGAGAGAATCCGCGCTTTTCTAGAGGTCAAGAACCTGCTAGCGATATACTCCTGGTTGATCATCGCTTCAAGTTGGATACTCACCGTAGCTCTATTCACGAGGGTCGTCCCGGTTAAGCTTAACATGAGACCTAGAAAATACTTTTATGTAACGAGCAATTGTTCGATAATTTATGCGATTATCGGGGGACTTAATACATTCATTTTAATAGTTTCTCAAGGGAGGATAATCTCTTGTGAAGGTTCTGGATGGAAGGACCTCCTGCTTAAACTCTTCCAGGAGATCATAGGCTACTTCCTCTCCTCTCCAACCATATTAGTTCCCATTCTCTCGCTGTTCTCAACCATATGGTTCACATTGATACTCTTCAGGGTGCACCACATCTCCCTGGGGATGAGTAAGCTGGAGTCCCTCTAC is a window from the Candidatus Korarchaeum sp. genome containing:
- a CDS encoding indolepyruvate oxidoreductase subunit beta, with translation MGELREFNVIVAGVGGQGILFTTNVIARAALKVGMNFVQSEIHGLSQRYGSIRTELRIGSDVHSPLILEGTLDLLIGMEPLETLRHAPYVSERTTIVMSDHIIPPTAAYLSRSRIPSLEEILEDLKSLRPKRLAVVDAYGLAERAGDYITANVVILGAAQATEALPFSNEVLRSAVDELSPPRYRDLNLRAYDLGREAVSLPR
- a CDS encoding ribosome biogenesis/translation initiation ATPase RLI; translated protein: MPGRRIAVVDRDRCNPKKCGLECVKYCPEVRMGVEDTIKLVDSTLLIDENLCTGCGICVKKCPFSAVSVVRLPEPVEGEEVHRYGPNGFTLFRLPLVRFGKIVGLVGPNGVGKTTSISILSGRIKPNLGLIGREVSWDEILERFRGSELHNYFKRLIDNEVKVVLKPERIDKIPEVVKGKVSDVLRRVDERGSYDEAVYLMELENLRDRGLKELSGGELQRLALAAAYLREGDLYIFDEPTNYLDVFQRMRAAKLLRTLQEKSKALIVVEHDLAVLDYLSDYVHVLYGEPGVYGVVSNPHSTREGINIFLDGYLPDDNVRFREETISFLQRSVPSEASPEVIAAYSDLKKSFDGFSLHVEGGEIRAEEVIVAVGPNGIGKTTFVRLLAGEIKPDSGVLYMEGLRISYKPQYIRPTYEGTVESFLKRVTGANYSSAYFRAEVMKRLGIERLLDRYLSELSGGELQKVAIASCLGREADIYLIDEPSAFLDVEARFAVAKAVRRRIKGERRAVIVVEHDLLSVEAFADRVMIFRGKPGEEGRASRPKDPREGLNEFLMEVDVTFRRDPETGRPRVNKPGSKLDQMARASGRYYP